DNA from Chloroherpetonaceae bacterium:
GTCTTTGCTATCTCTGGTCGCAAATGAAGAAGAGCGGATATCAATGGGAAAAAATGGGCGAGAATATGTGTTCTCTCAATTCGGTGCCGCCGAAAGAAGTGCAAAAATTATTCAAAGTTTTTTGAGGGACTTCAAAAGCAAGAAACGGTACAATCCACCATACTGAAAAATTATGTAACTTTGCATCCATCATTTCAATTCGACCTGATTCATAATGCCCAAGCGTAAAGACATCAAAAAAATACTTGTTATCGGTGCTGGTCCAATCGTAATTGGTCAGGCCTGTGAATTCGATTATTCAGGAACTCAAGCCTGCCGTGCGTTAAAAGACGAGGGTTACACTGTAATTCTTGTTAATTCGAACCCCGCTACAATCATGACAGATTTAGAGGTGGCAGATAAAACTTACATCGAGCCAATTACGCCGGAGTACGTGGAAAAAATTATTAAGCTCGAAAAGCCGGATGCGCTTTTGCCAACAATGGGTGGGCAAACTGCTCTAAATGTTGCAGTAAACTTAGCTGAATCAGGCGTCTTGGAAAGAAACGGTGTTGAACTGATAGGGGCTAAACTAAAGGCAATTAGAAAAGCAGAGAATCGAGAACGCTTTGCCGAGGCAATGAAAAAGCTCGGGCTCGAAGTGGCACGAGGGTTTTTTATACGCTCTGAAGATGAAGCAAAAGATGCATTTGATAAACTAGGACTCCCAATTGTCGTTAGACCTTCATTTACACTTGGAGGCACCGGCGGCGGCATCGCTGAAACCGAAGAAGAGTATTTTGATATCATTCGTCGAGGTCTTTCTGCAAGCGCCATTGGTGAAGTCTTGGTCGAAGAATCAATTGTCGGATGGAAAGAATTTGAACTTGAAGTTATTCGAGATTTAGCCGATAATGTCATTATTGTTTGCTCCATCGAAAATTTCGATCCGATGGGCGTTCATACCGGAGATTCCATTACCGTTGCGCCTGCTCAAACCCTTACAGATAGGCAATATCAAGCTCTTCGCGATGCCGCCATTCGTATCATTCGAGAAATCGGCGTCGAAACAGGTGGCTCAAATATTCAATTTGCGATCAATCCAGAGAATGGAAGAATGATCGTAATTGAAATGAACCCGCGTGTTTCAAGAAGTTCCGCTTTGGCCTCGAAAGCAACGGGTTTCCCGATTGCGAAAGTCGCTGCAAAACTTGCTGTAGGTTTTACACTTGATGAAATTAAAAACGATATCACAAAAACTACCCCCGCAAGTTTTGAACCCACAATCGATTACTGTGTCGTGAAAGTGCCACGATGGGATTTTGAAAAATTTAAGAATGTAGATGATGTTCTCGGAGTTCAAATGAAATCAGTTGGCGAAGCAATGGCCTTTGGAAGAAATTTTCGAGAGGCCATTCAAAAGGCGCTTAGGTCACTCGAAATTGGCCGTGCAGGATTTGGTGCTGACGGAAAAGATCGAATTAATATTTTTGGACTTACTGAGGCCCAAAAAGCAGAAGAAAAACAATCATTGTTGCAAAAAATTAAAAAACCAACTTCCGATAGAATCTTCTTCATTCGTTTAGCCCTTCTTTCAGGAGCCTCGATTGAAGAAATTTATTCTACAACAAAAATTGACCGTTGGTTTCTTCACAACTTGAAACAAATTACAGATATGGAACTTGAATTGCGTGCTTTAGCGGTTTCCTAAAGTAAATTTTCATCAAGGGGGAGAAAAATACAATTGAAATCTCAGAAAAGTCCCCTAACTTTTTATTTCGCTTTTCGTCTATTCCAATTAAGTCTATTTCTCTTAACATCATTCAATTTGTATCAGTTAATGGAAATGATGTTCAATAGCGAAAGAGTCGTCGTTGAAAAATCCAAGAAATAAAAGGCATGCAAAATAATTCATCCGAAAACGGCTCAAAAAGTAAAGTTCATTTCACGAATCCAATGCAACCAATTCAAAAAAATTCTACTTTTGGCGCGGCTTGGTGGGAAGAGTCAATTTCAAGAAGAAGTGCCCTACAACGCACATTAAGTATTGGCGCAATTCTTGCCCTTGCTGGAATCTCACAAGGATGCGACGAAGAAGGTGAACCCGATTCCCTTGATTTGCAAAGAAGCGAAGGGTGGAATTTTGGCGCAACTGATAAAAAACTCTCATTCCCCAATCAAGTGAATGAAGATAGCAGCGCGAGCACGGAATGGAAAAAATTTGTTTCTCCCGCAGCCCTACTTAAAGTTTATGAACCTAAAAACACAAAGTGGTTACCCTATTTTGTCCCCACTTTGGTTCAGTCTCTTTCCTCTGATTCGCTTAGAAATGAAATGGCACTAAATTTTACGCTTGCAATGAATACCGCGTACAGTCGTGGGCTTGGAATGCGTGAAATGATTAAACGAAGTGAGTCACCTGAAAAGAATATTTATGTGGTTGACCTTTCCGGTGCCGAAACCGTCGCTTTTGCCGCTGCTTTAGCTGATGTGGTGGATGTCGTGCCGACATTCGATAATTTCCCTCACCCTTTAGGTGTTGTACCCTCTCATAAAGTGTTATCGGCAATGCTGTATTATGCTGCTGAAATTGAGAAAAAGAAATCGTCCCGCCCTGAAAATGCTCCGGCTTTATTCTTACTTGATAGCGATAGACTTCTGCCTTATATCGATGATGGAAATGTGTTTGATAATCGCTACACTGCCAAAGTGCCTACTTCTGCGAATCTAAAATCTTTAGGCATTTCGGGAATTCTATACCTTTCGCCTGATGAAAGTAGAAACGAAGAATTGGATGATTTAAATGATGAATTTGCTTCTTACAAAGATGAAAATCTTTCTGTCGCAATGCTTCATCTCTCCGACTTTAAACCCCTTGAAAATGAGCCCGCCACAGCAAGTTTGAATGGATCTACATCAAAAAATCAAGCTGTTGCAGAAAATTTACCGGCTTCACTTCCGAATGGAGCAGGAGCAGCCGCTCCGGTTTACTATTATGGTGGTGGCGGTTCTTCATTCCCTTGGTTTTTTCTTTGGTATTCGATGATGCGACCTTCGCCGATGTTTTATCCAGCGTGGAGCCCATCTTACTATGCGCCGATGAATAGCCCTCGGACTTTAACTCGCCCAAACTATCAACCGGTTCGCAGGCCAACAGTGTTCTCTTCTCGAAGTGTCGGAGGAAAATCTGGAATTGGTAAAACCAAACCAAGCGGTTTCGGTCGTGTATCACAACGAAGCGGAAACACCAGATATTCCAGAGCAATGTCTTCAAGTCGTAGAAGTGGCTCTTGGGGAAGAAGTGGCGGATGGTTCTCATCTTGATTTGAGGTTTTTTTCAGAAAAAAGAAACAGTAAATTCCATTTTTAGAGAATTTCAGGAGTATGTCGCTTCATCGATTTATTCACCCAAACTTAATCTATGGCTTCACGAATTTTATTCGAAAACCTGCAAGCATTGAATTCAACTTCACTTTGCCGCAGTTCGCTTTTAATCATTCTATTGTTTCTGTTTTCATGTGGAAGCACAAAGGAAGTTTCAGAAGTAAAAAACATTCAAACCGAAGCTGATGAAACGTTCACCGAGCGTAATCGGGAAAAGGCTTTGCAACTCTTCGTTTCAGGGGCACTCTTTGACGCCAAAGAACAGTACTCTCAAGCGGTTTTAGAATATCAAGACGCGCTTCGCTTTGCTCCTGATGAACCTGCAATCTATTTCGCACTCGCAAAATCATATCGCGCACTCAGCAAATTTGAACAAGCACAAGCGCATATCAATAAAGCCATTCAATTTGATCCTTCTCAAAAATGGTATTATGAATTAGCGGGTCAAATTGCATTCGAACATCAAGAATTTGCACGCGCAGCCGAATTTTTTGAATCCTTCTCCAAAAAAGATCCCTCAAATAGCAATGCCCTTTATATGCTTGCCGCTGCTTACACAGCCGATGAAAAGTATGAAATGGCACTCGAAGTTTATGATCAGTACATTCTTACTTTCGGCTTGGAGCTCGATGTGCTTTACAAAAAGCTTTTGCTCCAAGTTCAAATTAAAAGACTTCCTGAAGCGATTATTACCGTTCAGGAAATGAGAATGATGGATCCTGATAATGAAGAATTGCTTTATACACAAGGCGATTTACTCACCAAATTATCTCGGTTTGATGAAGCAATTACAATTTTCAAAGAGTTGCTCGCCAAAAACCCGAAAGATGTTCGTGCAATGGTATCGCTTTCTGAAACCTTTATTCAAAGAAAAGATTGGAAAAATTTTGAAGAGCTTGTCCAAACGATGTTTTCTAATCGCGAGTTAAATCAAGAAGATAAACTCAATATTGGTCAGCTTTATCTTGAACGTGCTGCTAAAGACAGTACAATGTTGAAACCGGCTGAAATTGTGATTACTCGCCTTCAAAAAGATTTTCCTAAAGAATGGAAACCGTTTTGGTTTTTGGGAGTTGTGTTTATGGAAAATCATAAATACGATAAGGCCATTGATCAATTCAAACAATTAATCGTGCTAAACCCGTTGTGGCAGCCGGGTTGGGAAAATTTAGGAATTGCGTATCTGAGTAATAATGATGCTCAAAATGCCATAAAAACATTTCAATCCGCACTTAAGAAATTAACTTCTTCCGGTTCAAGACTGCGTGCGCTCTTAGGGCTTTCATACAGTCAAGCAAGTCAAGACGATGAAACGGTTCAAACCATCGAAGAAGTCGTCAATCGTCCTGTCGATCTTGATGAACCAATGCTCTTTCAATGTTATACAGTTTTGGGCATGACTTATGATAAACTTCGACGCTATCCTGAAAGCGAAAAGTACTATGAAGAAGCCCTTAAGCTTCGCCCCGAAGATGCCTTGGTGCTCAATAATCTCGCGTATTCACTTTCGGAACGCGATCAGCAGCTGGAGCGAGCATTAGAAATGGCAAAGATCGCTGTTGAAAAAGACAGCACCAATGGCGCCTATCTTGATACCTATGGATGGGTTTACTATAAATTGGGTCGATATAAGGAAGCGTTAGTTTGGATAGATAAAGCCGTTAAGGCTGGTAGAGAAAGTGCTGCGGTTCTCGAGCATTTGGGAGATGTCTATTATAAATTGGGTGATAAAGTAAAAGCATTGGAAAATTGGAAAAAGGCATTTTCCTTGAACCAAAGCAATAAAGCGCTGGAAAACAAGTTAAACGCGCTTAAAATGTCGCCTTAACTTTTATTTCAATCTTGCTTCGTACTTTCTTATTGATCGAATTTTAAGTCATCCATAGTGGTGATCCGTATGCCAAAAGCAATTTTATACCCCAAGCTCAGCCGAATTATTTTAGAAGAATTGGAATTAGTCCCACTCGGTAAGAATCATATCAGGGTTCGGACAATTGCAACCTCTGCCGCACCGGGGGTTGAAAGACTTCTCCTTACAGGCAAATCAATTACGAGAAAAGAATTTCGATTTCCGGTTGTTACCGGTTCGGAACTTATTGGAGAAATTATTGAATGTGGTGAAGATGTTAATGAATTTCAGAATGGAGACTATGTTTTTCTCTGGAAAACAGAAGGTTATAAAAATTCAAAGTTTCCGGTCATTACACCGATTTTTGGTTGTCAATGCGCCGAGGTGATTGCATCAACTCAAAATGTGGTGAAGTTGCTGCGAACACCAAAGCCGGAAGATATTCTTATCGGCTTATTGGCCTTCGCAATTTCAGCCTCGGAAATTATTCCTCATACTGCAGAACAAGAAATATTGATACTCGGGTTGGGCTCTGTGGGGCTTATGATGACGGATTATCTAAATCACTTAAACTTAAAAAAAATTGATGCTGCAGAGAAGTTTATCAATCGTGGCAGTCTCTCCAAAGCTCGTCAAATTGCATTAGACTTAACAGATTTCCCAGAATCCTATTTTGGGAAGTACGATTTAATTATCGAAGCCTCCGGCCGTTTGTTATTGGTTGAAGAATCAATGAAATATTTGAAAACCCGCGGCAAGGTTTTGCTTCTTGGTAATTATGACATCATGAAGCTTGACTATCGCTTAATGCAAGAAAAAGAACCAAGTCTTATCTTAACTCACATCCCTTCAAAACATCACTATGAGTTGGCTTCAACTTTGATCGGAGAAGGGATTATCTCTGTAGAACGATTCATGACCTCCGTTCTTTCGGCATACGACCCCGAAAATTCACTTGAAATCGCGTTGAATCGGCATACTGAAATTAAAACCCTCATAACTTGGTAGAAACATTTCAAGGGATAAAGAAAATTTTTGAATTATTCTGAAAAGAACTAAATTTATAGTCTTAAAGAAAGCACCGTTGAGGTGTTTTTTTATTTGTTTTTCTGGAGAGATGGCCGAGTGGCTTAAGGCGTCGGTTTGCTAAACCGATGTAGTATCGTAAGGTGCTACCGGGGGTTCGAATCCCCCTCTCTCCGCCATTACGCAGTTATTTCGCCATCATCGATCCCAATATGATTGGCATCATCAAATTCCAAAGTGTTTCACCAAGCGCGTCATTATGGCAAAAAAATCATCTTCACAAAAGCCAACTTTGAAAGTGACGAGCAAAAAATCACCTGCCCCAAAAAGGAATCAACTGAGAACCTCAGAGCGCGAGTATCAGGCTCACTCAAAAGAGAATTTGGAGAAAGAAGGGTTTCAACAGTTGCCTATTTCAACGATTCAAAAGATTGAAGTAACAAAAAGTGAACCAATTGAAAGAGATGCCGACTTTCCCGCTGATATCAATCCCTCTAATATCATTTTCCAAAATAATGGAAATGCTGAAACATCAACTTTAGTTGAGCAAGTAGAAACAGAGGAGCTTGAAGAGACAATTGAACTTCCAAAAGAAGTGATTGAAATTCAAAAAGAAGCTGAAAAAGAAAAACCGAGTTCAAGAGAGGAAGATTATGCGCTTATCGACCTTACTCGAGGCGAAGATGACTTTAAGCGGAATCAGTCATACAAAAGACTTTTAAATAAATACCGTAGTCCCATTTATAACCTCATTCTAAAAATTGTTCACGACCCCAATGAAGTTGAAGATTTGGTTCAAGAAACTTTTTCAAAAGCATTTAATTCTCTTGCAAATTTTAACAAAGAATTTGCTTTCTCAACTTGGCTATATCGAATCGCAACCAATAGCAGTATCGATTTTTTACGAAAAAGAAGGTTAAAAACATTTTCAATTGATAATCCTATCAAAACGAAAGATGATGAATACACAATGGAAATTCCGGATTCATCCTCAGAGCCCGGAAGAAATGTGATTCAAGGACAGCGAGACGCACTAGTTCGAGAAGCCATAAAGCAATTGCCTGAAAAATATAGAAAGGTGATTGAGATGAGGCATCTCTCTGAGCGTACTTATGAAGAAATCGCGGAAGACCAAAACCTTCCACTGGGCACAGTAAAGGCGCATATTTTTAGAGCACGCGAAATGCTTTACAAGTCTCTTCGAGATAAACTTCGAAACTATTAACCATACAGGGGCGGCATTCGCCCTTTTTTTATCGAATCAATAAATTTTATGGATAAGAAACTTTATTGGGTTTTATTGACATGTTTTGGTATTTCCTTTTTTTGGTCTTGTAAAAAAAATGAAACTTTCGAAGAAAAGGCCACCACGAAATCAACCGTACAAAAGTCAATGAATGCAAAGCCGAAGTATGCACTTGCCATCCACGGGGGAGCGGGGACGATTACCCGCGCACTCATGACCCCTGAAATGGAAAAAGCATATCGCGAGTCACTTGAAAAAGCGTTGAAGAAAGGTGCCTCGATATTGGAAAGTGGTGGAGCAGCCCTTGATGCGGTTGAGGCAGTTGTCATGCTTTTAGAAGATGATTCTTTGTTTAATGCGGGAAAAGGTGCGGTGTTCACACATGAAGGGAAAAATGAACTTGATGCCGCGATAATGAATGGAGAAAACTTGGCCGCCGGATCAGTTGCCGGAGTTCGTCATATTAAGAATCCTATTGCGCTTGCCCGTAAAGTAATGGAGAAAT
Protein-coding regions in this window:
- the carB gene encoding carbamoyl-phosphate synthase large subunit, whose product is MPKRKDIKKILVIGAGPIVIGQACEFDYSGTQACRALKDEGYTVILVNSNPATIMTDLEVADKTYIEPITPEYVEKIIKLEKPDALLPTMGGQTALNVAVNLAESGVLERNGVELIGAKLKAIRKAENRERFAEAMKKLGLEVARGFFIRSEDEAKDAFDKLGLPIVVRPSFTLGGTGGGIAETEEEYFDIIRRGLSASAIGEVLVEESIVGWKEFELEVIRDLADNVIIVCSIENFDPMGVHTGDSITVAPAQTLTDRQYQALRDAAIRIIREIGVETGGSNIQFAINPENGRMIVIEMNPRVSRSSALASKATGFPIAKVAAKLAVGFTLDEIKNDITKTTPASFEPTIDYCVVKVPRWDFEKFKNVDDVLGVQMKSVGEAMAFGRNFREAIQKALRSLEIGRAGFGADGKDRINIFGLTEAQKAEEKQSLLQKIKKPTSDRIFFIRLALLSGASIEEIYSTTKIDRWFLHNLKQITDMELELRALAVS
- a CDS encoding tetratricopeptide repeat protein gives rise to the protein MASRILFENLQALNSTSLCRSSLLIILLFLFSCGSTKEVSEVKNIQTEADETFTERNREKALQLFVSGALFDAKEQYSQAVLEYQDALRFAPDEPAIYFALAKSYRALSKFEQAQAHINKAIQFDPSQKWYYELAGQIAFEHQEFARAAEFFESFSKKDPSNSNALYMLAAAYTADEKYEMALEVYDQYILTFGLELDVLYKKLLLQVQIKRLPEAIITVQEMRMMDPDNEELLYTQGDLLTKLSRFDEAITIFKELLAKNPKDVRAMVSLSETFIQRKDWKNFEELVQTMFSNRELNQEDKLNIGQLYLERAAKDSTMLKPAEIVITRLQKDFPKEWKPFWFLGVVFMENHKYDKAIDQFKQLIVLNPLWQPGWENLGIAYLSNNDAQNAIKTFQSALKKLTSSGSRLRALLGLSYSQASQDDETVQTIEEVVNRPVDLDEPMLFQCYTVLGMTYDKLRRYPESEKYYEEALKLRPEDALVLNNLAYSLSERDQQLERALEMAKIAVEKDSTNGAYLDTYGWVYYKLGRYKEALVWIDKAVKAGRESAAVLEHLGDVYYKLGDKVKALENWKKAFSLNQSNKALENKLNALKMSP
- a CDS encoding alcohol dehydrogenase catalytic domain-containing protein, producing MPKAILYPKLSRIILEELELVPLGKNHIRVRTIATSAAPGVERLLLTGKSITRKEFRFPVVTGSELIGEIIECGEDVNEFQNGDYVFLWKTEGYKNSKFPVITPIFGCQCAEVIASTQNVVKLLRTPKPEDILIGLLAFAISASEIIPHTAEQEILILGLGSVGLMMTDYLNHLNLKKIDAAEKFINRGSLSKARQIALDLTDFPESYFGKYDLIIEASGRLLLVEESMKYLKTRGKVLLLGNYDIMKLDYRLMQEKEPSLILTHIPSKHHYELASTLIGEGIISVERFMTSVLSAYDPENSLEIALNRHTEIKTLITW
- a CDS encoding sigma-70 family RNA polymerase sigma factor, with the translated sequence MAKKSSSQKPTLKVTSKKSPAPKRNQLRTSEREYQAHSKENLEKEGFQQLPISTIQKIEVTKSEPIERDADFPADINPSNIIFQNNGNAETSTLVEQVETEELEETIELPKEVIEIQKEAEKEKPSSREEDYALIDLTRGEDDFKRNQSYKRLLNKYRSPIYNLILKIVHDPNEVEDLVQETFSKAFNSLANFNKEFAFSTWLYRIATNSSIDFLRKRRLKTFSIDNPIKTKDDEYTMEIPDSSSEPGRNVIQGQRDALVREAIKQLPEKYRKVIEMRHLSERTYEEIAEDQNLPLGTVKAHIFRAREMLYKSLRDKLRNY